The region AAGGCTGGGTGATTAAGACCGGGGGCGGTTCTTCCAGAAGATAGTGGCGATAGGATGACCAATGCCAGTCTTCGGGCTGCATAACGAGGCTGCGTTTGACCGGGTTGCGGTGCATGTACTTCAGCTTCTCGACCCGCTTGTCGTGGCTGAAGACGTTGAAGTCGTAGTAGCGGGTCTGCCAGAAAGGGCGTTCCGTGAGGCGTCTGGCGACGGAGATCTTCAGGGCTTGAAGGGCCTTCGATAAGAGATCGTCGGGAGGTTCGCTGACGAGCAGGTGGACGTGCTCCGGCATGACGACGTAGCCGAGGATTTCAAATTGGTAATGGTTGCGGGTGCGCTCGAGGGAGTCGAGGAAGATGTCTCTTGAGGCTGGAGTGTTGAGGTAGGGTTTGCGGTGGTGACAACTGAAGGTGATGAAGTGGTCGTCGCCTTCTTGTTGGTATCGCTTTAGGCCGAGCGGCATGGGGTGATTTTAGGGTATCGGGTTCGCGCTTTGCGCGAATGCCCACATCTCAAAATCGAGATATGGGGCACCCAGCGTGTGGGGGGCTAATGTGGGCCACCCGCCACCCAAGGTTGTGAAGGTCTAAATGTGGGCCACCCGCCAGTTTGTGGCTGCGAGAATGCCCAATCTTCATTGGACTGTACGGCACAGTCATGCTGCGGTATGAGCTATGCATCAAATTCGGCACGGATGAATGCGAGTATTCCAATAAGGGGTGTGACAAAGCCGTACATCATCATCCCCCAACCTTCTGACATCAAGCTTCCGAAACTGAATGGATCTGGATGAGCGTATCCGCCTAAAAAATGGTTGCCAATCCACGCAGATAAGTAGTGGAGTGAGACGCCGCTAAATAACCCTGACAAAAAGGCTCGGATATGGCGTCCGCTAGGTATAGTTTTCGCGACTAGATTTGTGGCGAACGAGGTCGCAAGAATACTAAGAATTGCTATTAGTCGTAAAAACCAAGCACCTGCAATTGTGAGATGGCTAAATTCACGCCAGCCATTATCGTAAAAAAAGCGTGTCCCTATCGAGATCAACACAGCGTAGAGTACCCAGCTAATCAAACTGCGATTCGACGCGAGCCTCTTTGACTGGATGTGATTGGCCATCTACCTGCCGAAGCGTTGTTTTTGTTGCATCTGGCTCATCATTCTTTGCTGGGCTTTGATGCCGCCGCCTGAGCCCATGGTTTTGAACATCTTTCGCATCTGGCCGTATTGGCGAAGGAGATTGTTGACGTCCTGCACGGTGGTGCCGGAGCCTGCGGCGATGCGCTTGCGGCGGCTGCCGTTGATCAGCTCGTGGTTCTGGCGCTCCTTGTTCGTCATCGAGTTGATGATGGACTCGACCCGGGTGAACTGGCCTTCGTCCACGTTTTCGACCGCCTGAGACATGCCCGCGAAGGGGCCGACCGAGGGGAGCATCTTGAGGATGGACTTCATGCTGCCCATCTTTTTGATCTGACGGAGCTGCTCGCGGAAGTCGTCGAGCGAAAAGCCGTCGCCGGAGAGAGCCTTTTTGGCGAACTGCTCGGCCTTGCCGCGGTCGAGGCGCTCTTCGGCGCGTTCGAGCAGGGTGGCGATGTCGCCGTGACCCATGATGCGGCTGACGATGCGGTCGGGGTGGAAGGGCTCGAAGGCGTCGGGCTTTTCGCCGGTGCCGAGGAACTTGATGGGTGCTCCCGTGACGTGGCGGATGGAGAGGGCAGCGCCGCCGCGGGCGTCACCGTCCATCTTGGTGAGGACGGCTCCGGTGATGGTGAGGTGGTCGTTGAAGGCCTTGGCGGAGTTGACGGCGTCCTGTCCGGTCATGGCGTCGGCGACGAAGAGGATCTCGCTGGGGTTGAGCAGTTTCTTGAGCGCGGCCATCTCGTCCATCAGCTCGGAGTCGATGTGGTTGCGGCCTGCGGTGTCGACGATGAGGATGTCGCAGCCGTAGTTGGCGGCTTCGCGCTTGGCTTCTTTGGCGAGGCGGAGGACGTCTTCGGTACCGGGGTTGGCGTCGGTGACTTTGCCCTCGTAGATCTGCGAGGAGGTGGAGCGGGCGACGATGGCGAGCTGCTCGCGCGCGGCGGGGCGGTAGACGTCGACCGAGACGAGCATGGGCCGGTGTCCGGCTTTTTTGAGCCACTGGGAGAGCTTGCCGGAGGTCGTCGTTTTGCCTGAACCTTGTAGCCCGGCCATGAGGATGACCGACGGTGGCTGCGAGGACTTCTGGAAGCGGGCGGTGTCCTTGCCGAGAACGTTGACGAGCTCATCGTGGACGATCTTGACGATCTGTTCGGAGGGCGAGAGGGCGGTGGCGACTTGTTCGCCGAGGGCGCGGGTGCGGATGTGCTCGATGAGTTCGGTGACGACCTCGAGGTTGACGTCGGACTCGAGCAGGGCGAGGCGTATCTCGCGCAGGGCGTCGGAGACGTTCTCTTCGGTGATGGTGCCCTGGCCGCGGAGGTTCTTAAAGGAGCGCTGAAGTTTGTCGCTTAGGTTTTCAAACATGACTGGTTTGAGTTTATCAGTGGCGGGTTGGATTAAATGCAGGTGATTTTTAGGGGTTTGCGGGCGCGGTGGTGAATCTTCTGAGGGGTGGGGCATCCAATGAAAGCAGGCAATTTTTATCTGAGGTGTTTGGCATGCAATACAAGCTATTGGGCAATACAGGTTTGCAGGTTTCGACGATCTGTCTGGGAACGATGACGTTTGGACCGGGTGAGGGAATCTGGGGAAAGATCGGCGGATCGGGGCAGCAGGAGGCCGATGAGCTGATCAAGGCTTCGGTGGATGCGGGAGTGAACTTCATCGATACGGCGGATGTCTATTCGGCGGGACACTCGGAGCTGACGGTGGGACGGTCGCTGAAGAACCTGGGGATTGCAAGGAAAGACCTTGTGGTTGCGACCAAGGCGTTTGGCCGGACGGGGCCGGGCAGGAACGATGTGGGGGCTTCGCGCGGGCACATTATGGATGCGGTGGACGCGAGCTTGAAGCGGCTGCAGACGGAGTATATCGACCTCTACCAGATTCATGGGACGGATACGGTGACTCCGATTGAAGAGACGCTGCGTGCTTTGAATACGCTGGTGGAGTCGGGGAAGGTGCGGTATATCGGGCTGTCGAACTGGCATGCGTGGCGGATTATGAAGGCGCTGGGGATCTCGGAGCTGAAGAACCTGGCGAAGTTCGATACTCTGCAGGCTTACTACTCGATTGCCGGACGCGATCTGGAGCGGGAGATTGTGCCGCTGCTGGAGGACCAGAAGATGGGGCTGTTGGTGTGGAGTCCGCTGGCGGGTGGGCTGCTGTCGGGCAAGTTCAGCCGCGAGAACCAGAAGCCGGAGGGATCGAGGCGGTCGGAGTTCGACTTCCCGGTGGTGGACAAAGAGCGCACATGGAAGATTGTCGACGTCATGAGGCCGATTGCGGAGGCGCATGGAGCTTCGGTTGCCACGGTT is a window of Edaphobacter dinghuensis DNA encoding:
- a CDS encoding REP-associated tyrosine transposase codes for the protein MPLGLKRYQQEGDDHFITFSCHHRKPYLNTPASRDIFLDSLERTRNHYQFEILGYVVMPEHVHLLVSEPPDDLLSKALQALKISVARRLTERPFWQTRYYDFNVFSHDKRVEKLKYMHRNPVKRSLVMQPEDWHWSSYRHYLLEEPPPVLITQP
- a CDS encoding aldo/keto reductase; its protein translation is MQYKLLGNTGLQVSTICLGTMTFGPGEGIWGKIGGSGQQEADELIKASVDAGVNFIDTADVYSAGHSELTVGRSLKNLGIARKDLVVATKAFGRTGPGRNDVGASRGHIMDAVDASLKRLQTEYIDLYQIHGTDTVTPIEETLRALNTLVESGKVRYIGLSNWHAWRIMKALGISELKNLAKFDTLQAYYSIAGRDLEREIVPLLEDQKMGLLVWSPLAGGLLSGKFSRENQKPEGSRRSEFDFPVVDKERTWKIVDVMRPIAEAHGASVATVALAYVLAKPFVTSVIIGAKRMEQLKDNLAAVDLKLSADEMKTLDEVSALPPEYPGWMVPFQTSDRLENIPRW
- the ffh gene encoding signal recognition particle protein, yielding MFENLSDKLQRSFKNLRGQGTITEENVSDALREIRLALLESDVNLEVVTELIEHIRTRALGEQVATALSPSEQIVKIVHDELVNVLGKDTARFQKSSQPPSVILMAGLQGSGKTTTSGKLSQWLKKAGHRPMLVSVDVYRPAAREQLAIVARSTSSQIYEGKVTDANPGTEDVLRLAKEAKREAANYGCDILIVDTAGRNHIDSELMDEMAALKKLLNPSEILFVADAMTGQDAVNSAKAFNDHLTITGAVLTKMDGDARGGAALSIRHVTGAPIKFLGTGEKPDAFEPFHPDRIVSRIMGHGDIATLLERAEERLDRGKAEQFAKKALSGDGFSLDDFREQLRQIKKMGSMKSILKMLPSVGPFAGMSQAVENVDEGQFTRVESIINSMTNKERQNHELINGSRRKRIAAGSGTTVQDVNNLLRQYGQMRKMFKTMGSGGGIKAQQRMMSQMQQKQRFGR